In Gopherus evgoodei ecotype Sinaloan lineage chromosome 7, rGopEvg1_v1.p, whole genome shotgun sequence, the sequence GGCTGGCTCAGGGTCCCCCGGCACCCCAACCCGATACCCCTCCCCGGCCGGCCCAGGGTCCCCTGGCACCCCGAACCTGATCCCCCCCAGCCGGCTCCCCCGGGCCGGCCCAGCGCCCCCCGGCACCCCCAACCCGACCCCCCGGGCCGGCCCAGGATTCCCCGGCACCCCCAACCAGATCCCCTCTGGGCCGGCCCAGTGCCCCCCGGCACCCCCAACCAGATCCCCTCTGGGCCAGCCCAGCGTCCCCCGgtaccccctcccccaggcagccctaGCCCCCCGGCACCTTGACCCACCCCCAGGCTGACGTAGCTCCCTGGCACCCCCAACCTGACCCCCCTCCCGCCCTGGCAGGCCTAACCCACTCAAAGGTCCTCCTTAACCTCGTCTCCCTGGGCTGGCCTAGTGCCCTCTGGCACCCCTAACCCAACCTCCCTGCTCCAGTGTTGCACCCCACAGGCACCCCTGGGCCGGTCTAGCCCACTTGTGGGCACTCCTCAGCCtcatgcccctggccagcctagTGCTCCCTGGCATCCCTTAACCCTGTCCTCCCAGGCCGGCCTAACCCCCCCATGGGCATCCCTTAACCCTGTCCCTCTAGGCTGGCCTAGCACCACCACCCCCTGGCACTTCCTAAGCCCAAACCCCTAGGCCTCCTACAGACACCTCTTAACCCCTCCAGCTGGCCTAGCCCCACGATACCTCAACCACCCTGGGCCTAGCCTAGCGCCCTCcgcccccccaaaccccaccctgAGTCTGGCCTCAGCCTAGTGCCCTCCCCTCAGCTGTTCCAATCCTTCCCGGTCCAGCCTAGCCCCCAACACCCCATAAGCcgctctccccacacccctgggTCAGCCTGAGTCCCTGTGAACCCCACATCCTAGCCCACACCAGGTCTGGCCTAGCCCCTCCTTTCCCAGCAAGTCCAGCCCACCAGcctctttttcccaaagcctggACCTATCCCCCAGGCCCAGTTTTCCTCTTCTTCCCTTTACTGGCCCCAGTCCAACATTGTCTCCTTTCTCTAGAGTGCCCCCATAGGGAtgctcctgctgcctcctctttTATAGGGTCCCCTGTGCACCTCAGAGACATACTTGGACTTGCCACTTCTCCCTATAGTGTGTGCCTCCTATATAGGACTCCCCTGCTGTCCCATAAGGATGTTCGTGCTGCCCTCTTCTCCCTACATGGATTCCCGCAGCCCCATATAGGGATTCCTCCCCATACCACCCACTGCTAATCCCCACAAGGATGCCCCTTCGCTCTGAAGGCCCTTCCCCTTATGATCTGGCCTTGTTATGTTGATCTCCCACCTCTTCAGGGATCCTCTGAGAACTCCTTCCCATGACCTCTCTGGTCAGTGCCCCCAACCCATATAGGAGTCTGGCTCTTCATGAACACCCTCTAACCATAATGAacatcctccctcacccagaggctctctttcctcctcctccaaaggATGATGACTTCTCCATGCCTATCCTTTGGGACACCATCTCTGGTGGGCCAACGGGGGAATGTGTGCAGTTCAGATTATCCTGTCCAGTGAAACTGTGGTCTGCcttaggattcctgggttctatccctggttcTGGGTGGGGAGTAGGATCTAGTGGGTTACAATGTGGCCAGAGAGGTGGGAGGGACGGCGGGTTGcacaggagccaggactcctgggttctaacccaAGGACTGTCATCTGTGCTGTCCTAGTAAGGGTGGAAGAGACACTTCCCTCTGCTCCCTCTTCCATAAAAAGGAGTCATTCTGGACTCGCCTCCCCAGGGAGTCTACTGTAGGGTGGAGGACCTCAGTCAAAAGTGGGAAAGGTTCTTATTGAAATGGCAGGAGGGGACTGCTACTGTGGAAGAAATGGATAGATTTACTGTTTATAGGCCTCCTTTTTCCCTGGGATTCAGTGGGGCCTACTCACACCACAAAGCACTGCTTTTCTATCTTGGTCACATCTTCAGCATTGGGGCAGGATGGGAGCTGAAAGCAGCCTGGTCAGTTTCACATTCTCTTCCCTGtcagtttcatttcctcctttccTGATGCCAGATGGGGAACCTTCCCCATctctttcccccccgccccaccaaaTGACTGAAATTTGCTTTACCACCctcaaatgattaaaaatctgggatcaggcccttaaaaaacatgatttaaaaaaaaatcagtggaggatgggtattttatttgctttttgctCTGGGGAGGAGCTTTTAAGGGTCAAGATGTCAAGCTTTAAATAAAAGCTGTGATTCTCCCTGCATCTCTTCAGTCAACAAGTTGGGGATTTATACTGTGAAATTGATGGTAagatcatgagagttggcagcacTCAATCTAGCCCCCATCCCCCTTCAGTTCCCAAAGCTACGGTTCAGACTTTGTGGTTAAGGCTCCGGGATGGGACTGGAGATCTGTGTTCAGTGCCTGGCTGTGCCATATATTCCCTCTGTGATTTTGGGGAAGACATgtctcttggtgcctcagtttctccatctgtaatctGAGGATAAAACTTCCTCTGTTTAGACTTTGAGCTCTGTAGGGCAGCGACTGCCTCACTCTGTGTCTGTGAAGCGCTCGCTGCAACAAGGGCCCTAAACTTGGGTCAGGGTCCATGCAGTGCCCGGTACAATGGGGGCCCCCAGTCAGGGTCCATGTGgtacctggcacaatggagctcCCCATTCTCAGATTGGGatctgtacagtacctagcacaatgggggtccCCTAATCTCAGGTTGGGGTCTGGACAGTGCCCAGCCCAACAGGGAAGCTCCCAATCTCAGGTCAGAGTCATTTTCAATGGCTTGTGCTCAGCTTTGGTCCTCACAGTTTACTCCTGGGTTGTGACAGCTGACACCTTGTGGTTTGCCCCCTCAGTTGGGTGTAGGGGATATTATTGCCCTGTGACATGGACACAAACATCCTCTGGTTTTGACACGCCCCAGTCAAGCGCGTTGATTCTGCAGCTGGAGGGGTGGATCGCGAATCTGGACCCGATCTTGTGAGGGGAAACAGGAGGCCCTGCTGCATTGCTAAGCCACAGGGCACAAGGAGGGAACACAGAGCCATAATAGGGGCAAGGAATAGCTCTGGTGTGAGGCTACCAGTGCCATTGGGTAGAGGTGATGTCCCATGGGGTTTGGGCAGGCATGGAACAAGTTGATGGTTCTCAGCCTTGGCCTCTGCCTGACAACCAGCCGTGGGATGAGTCCAGGGGTCACCAAAGAGGCTGAGAAGCCAGCGACCCATGGAGGCTCTGCTCTTGTGTCAACCACCTCCCTGGGGGCGGAGCATGCAATGGTTGTTCTCAGGGAAGGATGACCCAGAGGAGTGTAATGCAGGAATTGGAGAGGTGCATGGCACCTGTGTCCAGGGATCTAAAGTCACttgagaggagtggggtctagtggttagagcagagggccTGGGAGTACAAATCCAGCCCTAGGTTGGGGACTGGCTGGTCCCAGGGGGCATGGAATGGGATCTGGGGCTTTTTGCTGTTAGGGCAGCAGACTGGCTGGTTCAGGGGAATGGGGAATGAGTTATGGTGCCTTTCCCCTCTCAGGTCCACACAGCCATGTTCCTGGCACTGAATGTTGATAGGAGAGTGGGGCCCCACCCCTGATATTAACTATTTCCTCTCGTCTCCCCTCCAGGCCCGGATCAAGAAGATCATGCAGACGGATGAGGAAATTGGGAAGGTGGCCGCTGCCGTCCCTGTCATTATATGTATCCTTGGGAGTGCTGTGATGCCCAGCTCCCACTCCTGAAACCCCAATTGCCACCTTGTGGTCCGGCCAATCCTGGGAGATCTGCTTCCCAGACAGGTTTGGTTCATCATCCTATAGGTTTCGTTGCCCTCGTGACTAATAACAACAGGTTAGACAGAGAATCAGAGGCAGCTGATCTAATGGTTCAAGTggcaggaggaggatgggagtcagaactcctgggttctgtctgagctctgggctggagtggTCTTAaactggggggatgggagggactgggagccaggtctCGTGGTTCgatccccacctctgggagggaaggagggctagtgggtcagagcaggatgggggctggatgggagctaggactcttgggttctatctGCATGAACTACGATCctagtacaggggtgggcaaactacggcccatgggccacatctgacctgtgggaccatcctgccaggcccctgagctcctggccctggagactagccctggcccctcccccgctgttctccctcccccacagcctcggCTCGCTCGGGccgcggggctgtgagctcctggggcagggcagctgcagagcccagcctgacccagtgctccgTGCTGCGTGTTGGCGGTGGCGGTGTGGCCCGGCTCCagcactgccagccactggtgctacaggcagcatggtaaaggggaagtgggggttggatagaggacagGAGAGTTCGGGGTTGTGGTCAGGCTGCAGGGGTGTGGAAAGGTGTCCGGGGAGTCGGGGGGGCAGGAgttcccagggggcagtcagaaaggaggggagattggatggggtggcgagggtctgggggtggtcaggggatagggagtggttggatagggcaggtGTCCCAAGGgtctgtcaggaatgagaggaggggctgCATGGGGCAGTGGGAGTCCGGGggtggtaaggggacagggagcgggggtgtttggatggggcaggggtcccgggggggctgtcagggaacaagggggttggatggggcaggagtcctggggggcgggcagataggaggtgggggccataaccccctcccctaagcATCCCTCCATACAATATacgaaacccaatgtggcccttaggtcaaaaagtttgcccgcccctggtctAGTACAGGCGGTGTTCTGTTCTGATCCCAGCGCTGAGTTCCCTTAACCCTTGGCTTGCCCTAGCCCGGGCGCTGGAGCTCTTCCTGGAGTCGCTCCTCAGGAAGGCCTGTCAGGTGACACAGTCCAGAAATGCCAAGACCATGACCACCTCCCACCTGTAAGTACCCTACTTCTACCTGCACTCCCCCCTCTTCTGTCCAGCTGGGGACTTTTTGACCTAACCCCTGCAGTACTGGAGCAAGGAAATGCCAGATCTACTCCACAGGCAGACCTCTCTCACTTTTCTTGGAGCagagcgctgggagccaggacgcctaggttctgttccctgctttgccaccaaCTCACTGTGGCACTTCTGGAcagtcccttcccctcttctgtgcctcagttttcccccttTTCAACTGGGGGGGAAGGCAGGAGTCAAGCACTAATCCCGAGCAGGGCTGTGGCTCATGGAGGTAATGGTGATTAGTGTtatggaggggaaaagggggcttTAAACCttgcatccccagctgggatggataCACCATGCGGGTCTCTAGTAGCCCTCAGAAAGCCaatggggctgggggtcaggtcCCCagggtttctgggggtgggggtgctgaagtcccctcccccagagtctgAGCTGCTCTCCGCtccctgcaggaagcagtgcataGAGCTGGAGCAGCAGTTCGACTTCCTCAAGGATCTGGTGGCCTCGGTGCCTGACATGCAGGGAGATGTGGAGGATAACCACGCTGAGGGCGAGAAGGTCTCCAGGAGGTGGGCAGTAGGAGGCGCTGTCCTACAGAGAGACGGGCAAGGGCTTGGTAGGGGGTGCTCTTCTCTTGCAGCCAGTGCTGGCCGATGCCCCAGTGTGCCACCGTGGGCACTGTGCTacagggaaagaggcaggggctcagtagggggcactctcccctcacagccagtgTTGGCCTCGATGCCCcagtgtgctgcagggagcgggtggGACTCAGTACCGAATGTGCCCCCTTTCAGTCACTGCTGGCCCCAGCACAGCTCTAGGGGATGCTATGCTGCAGGGAGACACTGACAGATGGTGGTCACTACAGATGTGATCACACTTCACTAAGAATCTGGGAATTAACTCCAGTATCGTAGCTCAATTTCCATTCTTCTAATTCCATTCTGCCTCCCAAAGTCCCCGCTCTGCCATCAGAACTCGGTGTGGGGCTTCTCTTTGCTTCTTACCCCGAACCTATGccgtgttgctgtgtgctgttaccCAGCCACCATGCCCCACACCAGAGATTTCTACACTCCAGCGATGTGGCAAAGCGATCCCTAAATATCTCTTCCCTGTTGCATCCCATGGGGGATTGGGACATGTCATAGGTGACTGTCccagtggggggtgctggggctgggttgggagTTTGAGAGGCGGAACCCCAAAGCATTGCTGAAGgtcattggggggggggtgtggccaggcagccctGGTATGGAGTCAGGGGACTGGGTGGGTGACCCTTGAATGTGGTCAAGAGATTCCTTCTGCACCAATCTCTGCTGGTGCCCCCATCCATTGGCAGTGCCCCAATGACTCCTTGGTCTCTCTCCGGATGCAGGGGCCGGAAGCCGGGCAGTGGGCGGAAGAACGGCGGCACTGGCAGCAAAGGAAAGGACCCGAAGCAGTCAGGCACAGACTCCGAGCAGGAGGTGAATCTGGCAGGAGGTGTCTCCCAGCCCGCAGGCTCTGTCCTGCATGCAGTAGTTCCCCCTCCTGGCTGAGCCTTGCTGAGGTGCATGGGGTGCTGAGTGAGGGGGGTAGTCCCCCATGTGGCACAGATGGTGAAGGATCTGGAATGCCATCCCCTCCCCTTGTCTTAGGAGGTTGCCCCTCCTGGCTGCCTCCCTGTATGATCTATGGGCTGAGTATCCCAGGAGGGGTGTAGGCATCTGGTGGTTACAGAAGGGGGcgatgctgagagccaggactcttgaTTTCTAGTCCGGCCCAGGGTGAGtctctttcccctttctctgcttcagtttccaatGGGGCCAGCTCTGGGGAGCATCAGTCACTGTGTCCCTCAGGTGGTGCCGTCTCCATGTTGAGCCCTCTGCTTACCCTCCCCCCACAGGAGGAGTCTGAGGACAGCGAGACtgatggggaggaggagacatCCCAGTCCACGCCCCCCAGCCGCCCCATCACCCACTTCCCCAGGTACGAGTCGGGGCCTGTCCAATCAGGATCCAGAGGGCCTGCCATGCTCAGTAGTGCTGATGTCCTGGGCAGTGCTGCCTAGTGCTTAGATCTTGGGCTGGGGTGGCAAGACTTCTGGGTCCCATCCCTGATTCAGGgatgggagtgggatctagtggttagagcagagcaTTAGCTATTTAAGGGTCATGATAACTAGAAACCTAATAGCAGTAAGTATGATCCAGATGGAGCCTGATCCTGGGGGACTGTGTTACAGGGGTGGGGGCATACAAGGCTGGATGGGCCTGTTACACCGATGGAGGGATGGCTCCCAGGCTGGATGGGACTATGGGTCTAATCCAGGGTGGGGATACTGGAAGGGCGCATGGATCTGATTGGGCCAAGGGTTGGGGTGAGGAATATGGGTAGatgatctcccctcccccacaataaCCTtattccttctcccctccctggcttcAGCTCTCCGGCACCATATTTGCACTTCACCTGCCCCCCACAGTCCACCATGGCCATGCCTGTCTCcgtgcccccggccctgcctgccatGATGCCCTCTGCGccagcaccccccgccccagcgcaggacgaggaagaggaagattaTGACTCGTAGCCCCGTTTCCTTTTAGTTTGTTTTAGTTGCTGcattcgggggggagggggtggttcttaaatttattaaaaaaagagagaaaagcatTTTACCTCCACGTGGTTTGTTTTTATTGTGCCTGGGTTGGGCTCGAacccctgattttcagagcccAGATCGCCTCGTCCCTCCCACTGTGTCATCCCTCTCTGTGGCACCTTCCCCAACAGACAGCGCGTGACTGAGCCAACCCAGTGTTTAGCTGCAGATGTCTCCAGAGATGGGAAATGGGGACAAAACAGCCACCCCAGCTTgtgaaacctccctccccctttcatcGTGGCTCGATTTCTCCCTCCTCAGCCCCAAGGAATCAGGGAGTGTCTTTCCCAGAGCGCGTAGGGCTAGCACGTACACTGGTGTTATGGGTGTCATCCAGGCTTCGTCTAGGACATTCAGTTCCATTCCAGGCCTCGGTGTTGTCAGTCTGTCAGATCACGGGGCTCTCTGGTGttgggtaagatttttttttagagtGGGGGAAGGAGTCCCTCCACATGAAAGGACTCGGTGTCTCTGGGCATGTCTATCCTGAGCTTAACTGTATCTGCCACTGGAAGATGGTCCTGTGGTTTCACCTACCAgaatcccccacacacacccagctgcctcaattccccccccccggatgggggcagggaatcTGTGAGATATGGGGCTTTTAAGCACTCTCTTAAAAAATGAATGTCCCAGGTGCTGTATGTTCTCAGTCCTTCATGCCATTTGCATGTCTCCCTCCAAGTGAgacttggagccaggactcttgggaagggagtgggatctAATCATTAGAGCAGGgaagtgctgggagccaggacttctgggttcttttTCCCTCTGCCTCACTGTCCTTTCTCTCCCTGGCTATTTAGTGGATTCAATCTCCATTCTTTTCTTGTTGATAAACCCCAGGGCTCCATCACCCCACCCCTGTGCAGTGTAGTCCTAAGGTTCCTAAGAGGCAGGAATTTCCGCAGCGCTTTTTCACACTGATCTGTCCTGTTGGGAATGGGTTGTTTCCATGTGGGGGGTGGGTCCTGGCATCCCTTCAGAGCAGGGATGCTTTAAGCTATCTTGGGGTGGGAGAAACAGGGACGAGGGGTTAAACGCTGTCTGGCTTGCGGCCGCCTTGAGAGCTGGGATGCTGTGACTTTTAACGcgtttgtttgattttttgtaTTGACTCAATAAAGTTCTGATTTCACTAGAGTCCGTCCGTGTTTAGGATGAAATTTACAAGGGGGTTGTTCATAttggagaagggcaacagaactgGCTAGGACTCctggcagctctgggaggggagtggggtctagagggctgggagccaggactcctgggttctatccccagctttgCTACTGATTCAATGTGCCGGGGAGAGCTTTGTCAGGGTGTTTGGAATGAGCTGTGGGATCCTTGGCAGCTCCCAAACACCAGCCCCATTGGCTTAGACTACATCCCCcaatcttccccctccaccccctcctgctTTGGCCTGGGTTATTGCAGTCCCCTCCCCGCCAGGTGAAATCCCACCCCTTCACACATTGACGTAGGCTGGTAGTTTGTCCCCCTACCCCTGCAGACTGTCCCCCACTGAGattacccccatcccctgcaccctGGGCTGAGTCCCCTTTGTACCTCCCCAGATGTGGAGGCTTATCAATACCCAGTGCCCATGCCTGCAACCCCACCTTAATCTTGGGTGCCTCCCCCTGCAGAGAAGTCATCAAGGGACTAGCTTCAAACTCCCTTCCATCTAATAGTCCCCACACTTTACTGCAGCTTCAGTCTCTTCCCAATCCCCTGGTGCAAGTGCATTCTCCTCCGCAGCACCTGCCTCCCTGTCCCCCAGCTGGGCTGgtgcccctcctctctctccaagggggagcagagaggtggctgcattcctgGGGAGGTCCTGCTCCCTGTTCTAAGTGCCAAGCAAATTCCTGTTCTCCTCTGGGAGGATCAGCCCCTAGAGGGGGAGACCGTTCACCTTATTACTGTGCCCACAACTATGTAGGAACTGGTGCTAGAATCAGGTGtgtcctgggttctctccctggctcctccccctggctctggggaGTGAGAGGACAGGCTAGAGAGAGCCCAGCCAAGTGTAGTCTTCAAATCAAGGCTGGAGACCTTTCCGGAAGAGCCAACCACAGGTTGCTGGGCCCAGTAGAGGGTGACCCTGGGCTGAGAGACAGGAGCTCAGACTGAATAGGCTAATGTTCCCTTTATCGTAGTCGTCTGCAGGGCTGTAGCCCTCCTGgtcccagtatattagagagacatgggGATGGTCCCATAGCAGATATTACCTTACTCCCTTGTGTTTCTTTGCGCTACTGTCCTGATCCTGGCGCTCAACAATAGGACGTCTGTGCTGGCCGTCACCAGATCAGAAAAAGCACTGGCAAAATGAACAGATGTCAGGAGAGGAACCATGGGTGTTTTCATTTgacccctcccactcccaaaatTCCTGGAGTTTCTGGTAGGCATCTCATAATGCatggatgcataaatgggaatcgCAGGTAGGAGAAGGGAGGTTCTAttacctctctatttggcactggtgcagccGCTGCtcgaatcctgtgtccagttgtggtgcCCACAGTTGCAGAAGGATGttgctaaattggagagggggCGAACGGCAAAGTGGTGGAATGTTACACCATGGGATCCGTGCCTAGAATGCCATGCTGTGAATTTGAGCTGATGCAAAGCTGTATGGCTGCAAGGAAAAGGACTGTAGCAAAGGGGTGCAGATGCACTTCAATTCACTATGATTACATTGCTGCATTTCAAGTGAGCAAACTACACTGCTGTAATATCCCCATGAAGATATGGCCTTAGGGTGTGCCCTTGTGTTAGGTCTCAGG encodes:
- the DRAP1 gene encoding dr1-associated corepressor isoform X2, giving the protein MPSKKKKYNARFPPARIKKIMQTDEEIGKVAAAVPVIISRALELFLESLLRKACQVTQSRNAKTMTTSHLGRKPGSGRKNGGTGSKGKDPKQSGTDSEQEEESEDSETDGEEETSQSTPPSRPITHFPSSPAPYLHFTCPPQSTMAMPVSVPPALPAMMPSAPAPPAPAQDEEEEDYDS
- the DRAP1 gene encoding dr1-associated corepressor isoform X1, giving the protein MPSKKKKYNARFPPARIKKIMQTDEEIGKVAAAVPVIISRALELFLESLLRKACQVTQSRNAKTMTTSHLKQCIELEQQFDFLKDLVASVPDMQGDVEDNHAEGEKVSRRGRKPGSGRKNGGTGSKGKDPKQSGTDSEQEEESEDSETDGEEETSQSTPPSRPITHFPSSPAPYLHFTCPPQSTMAMPVSVPPALPAMMPSAPAPPAPAQDEEEEDYDS